The proteins below are encoded in one region of Enhydrobacter sp.:
- the argJ gene encoding bifunctional glutamate N-acetyltransferase/amino-acid acetyltransferase ArgJ: protein MAGKHAVSPLAPKTTPTLPRVAGVKLASAASGVRYAGRDDVMLAVLPAGATVAGVLTKSKTCSAPVDWCRKNLSRGRIRAILVNAGNANAFTGKLGDKAVEESTRAVAQALGCPRNEVFMASTGVIGQPLEWEKIAAVVPALIKGAREDNWASAAAAIMTTDTFPKLATRQAKIGERTVTLNGFLKGSGMIAPDMATMLGFVFTDAKVPGTVLQKLLSDSADKSLNCVTVDGDTSTSDTLLLVAAGTARHAPIEEADDPVLVDFKRALDEVLIELAQLLARDGEGATKFVTINIGGASSNGAARKIGLAVANSPLVKTAIAGEDANWGRIVMAVGKSGERADRDKLRISIGGVKITDGGQVVPNYDEAPVARHIKGTDVVIDIDLGIGRGRATVWTCDLTHGYIDINGSYRS from the coding sequence ATGGCCGGAAAGCACGCCGTTTCGCCGCTCGCGCCCAAGACGACGCCGACGCTGCCGCGCGTCGCGGGCGTCAAGCTCGCATCGGCGGCGTCCGGCGTGCGCTATGCCGGCCGTGACGACGTGATGCTCGCGGTGCTGCCCGCGGGAGCAACCGTCGCGGGCGTGCTCACCAAGTCCAAGACCTGCTCGGCGCCGGTCGACTGGTGCCGCAAGAACCTGTCGCGCGGCAGGATCCGCGCAATCCTGGTCAATGCCGGCAACGCCAATGCCTTCACCGGCAAGCTGGGCGACAAGGCGGTCGAGGAAAGCACGCGCGCTGTCGCTCAGGCGCTCGGCTGCCCGCGCAACGAGGTGTTCATGGCCTCGACCGGCGTGATCGGCCAGCCGCTCGAGTGGGAGAAGATCGCCGCGGTCGTGCCGGCCCTGATCAAGGGGGCCCGCGAGGACAACTGGGCGTCCGCGGCCGCGGCCATCATGACGACCGATACTTTCCCCAAGCTTGCCACACGCCAGGCGAAGATCGGCGAGCGGACCGTCACCCTGAACGGCTTTCTCAAGGGTTCCGGGATGATCGCGCCGGACATGGCGACCATGCTCGGCTTCGTCTTCACCGACGCCAAGGTCCCGGGCACGGTCCTGCAGAAGCTCCTTTCCGATTCCGCCGACAAGTCGCTGAACTGCGTCACTGTCGATGGCGATACCTCGACCAGCGACACGCTTCTCCTGGTGGCCGCCGGGACGGCCCGCCATGCGCCGATCGAGGAGGCCGACGATCCGGTGCTGGTCGACTTCAAGCGGGCGCTGGACGAGGTGCTCATCGAGCTGGCCCAGCTTCTCGCCCGCGACGGCGAGGGTGCCACCAAGTTCGTGACCATCAACATTGGCGGCGCCTCGTCCAATGGCGCCGCGCGCAAGATCGGCCTGGCCGTCGCGAACTCGCCGCTGGTGAAGACCGCGATCGCGGGCGAGGATGCGAACTGGGGCCGCATCGTCATGGCGGTCGGCAAGTCGGGCGAGCGCGCCGACCGCGACAAGCTGAGGATCTCGATCGGCGGCGTGAAGATCACCGATGGCGGCCAGGTCGTGCCCAACTACGACGAGGCGCCGGTTGCCAGACATATCAAGGGCACGGATGTCGTGATCGACATCGATCTCGGGATCGGACGCGGCCGCGCCACGGTGTGGACCTGCGATCTGACGCACGGCTACATCGACATCAACGGCAGCTATCGTTCTTGA
- a CDS encoding (deoxy)nucleoside triphosphate pyrophosphohydrolase: MLGDRPLVLVAAVALVDPDGRLLIAQRPAGKPMAGLWEFPGGKVDRGETPEQALVRELHEELGIETATSCLAPVAFASHGYETFHLLMPVFACRKWLGTPRPREGQALKWVWPAELGRYPMPPADRPLIGLLSDLL; encoded by the coding sequence CTGCTCGGCGATCGCCCGCTCGTGCTGGTGGCGGCGGTCGCGCTGGTCGATCCCGATGGCCGTCTGCTGATCGCGCAGCGGCCGGCGGGCAAGCCGATGGCGGGTCTGTGGGAGTTTCCCGGCGGCAAGGTGGACAGGGGCGAGACGCCCGAGCAAGCGCTGGTGCGCGAGCTGCATGAGGAGCTCGGCATCGAGACCGCGACGAGCTGTCTCGCGCCGGTGGCTTTCGCCAGCCACGGCTACGAGACGTTTCATCTCCTGATGCCGGTCTTCGCCTGCCGCAAATGGCTCGGCACGCCGCGCCCACGCGAGGGCCAGGCCCTGAAATGGGTGTGGCCGGCCGAGCTCGGGCGCTATCCCATGCCACCCGCCGACCGGCCGCTGATCGGCTTGCTGAGCGACCTTCTCTAA